In a genomic window of Planctomycetota bacterium:
- a CDS encoding PEGA domain-containing protein, with the protein MTKFQDTNNKQIPNHKIQIPNVWLLFLSAWLLLCTGCATAISGTTQRIKINTKPEGATVVIEETCGKKVSMVVTTPAKVTLERRYEYHLKVDKKGYYPVTRGIRRGPNNAMIIDGVLLPIHCVGTTIGMVSALVDHFTGAIWTLYPAEINIELEPSNP; encoded by the coding sequence ATGACCAAATTCCAAGATACAAATAACAAACAGATTCCAAATCACAAAATACAAATCCCAAATGTTTGGTTATTGTTTCTTAGTGCTTGGTTATTACTATGTACCGGCTGCGCCACGGCGATAAGCGGAACCACGCAGAGGATTAAAATCAACACCAAGCCTGAAGGCGCGACGGTTGTCATAGAAGAAACTTGCGGGAAGAAAGTATCCATGGTCGTCACCACTCCGGCTAAGGTAACGCTCGAAAGGCGTTATGAGTATCACCTTAAAGTGGACAAAAAAGGTTATTATCCGGTAACGCGCGGCATACGCCGGGGTCCCAATAATGCCATGATTATTGACGGAGTGCTCCTGCCTATCCATTGCGTGGGAACGACTATCGGAATGGTTTCCGCCCTGGTCGACCATTTCACCGGTGCCATCTGGACGCTTTACCCGGCGGAAATAAACATAGAACTGGAGCCGTCTAATCCATAA
- a CDS encoding MEDS domain-containing protein — METKRDSGIALIGSLPWGSHFCQFYQTKKDMLDVLIPYFRAGLENNEFCVWVTSDFLTKEDVLNAMKKDVPNFPKYLEKHQIEIFPYTDWYLKGGSFDLNRTLNMWMEKHNEALSRGFDGMRVSGNPYWIDNKKDWDDFAAYEAEINKVIGGTNLLVLCTYSLEKCGVPEIMDVVKNHEFALAMSQGKWQVVNMPVSTCVQTT, encoded by the coding sequence ATGGAAACAAAACGCGATTCGGGAATTGCTTTAATCGGCAGCCTGCCATGGGGCAGTCATTTCTGCCAGTTCTACCAGACCAAGAAAGATATGCTTGACGTGCTTATTCCATACTTCAGAGCCGGGCTGGAAAACAACGAGTTCTGTGTCTGGGTAACTTCTGATTTCCTTACCAAGGAAGACGTTCTTAACGCCATGAAAAAGGACGTGCCTAATTTCCCAAAGTATCTGGAAAAACACCAGATAGAAATATTCCCTTATACGGATTGGTATTTGAAAGGCGGAAGCTTTGACCTTAATCGCACGCTTAATATGTGGATGGAAAAACACAACGAAGCTTTGTCGAGAGGCTTTGACGGTATGCGGGTAAGCGGTAATCCCTATTGGATAGATAACAAAAAGGATTGGGATGATTTTGCCGCTTACGAAGCGGAAATTAACAAGGTAATCGGCGGCACGAATTTATTGGTTTTGTGCACTTACTCGCTTGAGAAATGCGGCGTGCCGGAAATTATGGATGTTGTCAAAAACCATGAGTTTGCCCTTGCCATGAGCCAGGGCAAATGGCAAGTTGTCAATATGCCCGTTTCCACTTGCGTGCAAACGACTTAA
- a CDS encoding cupin domain-containing protein, producing MIKELKAEMLKVKGIVGYQQGSIVSKTLINKKTGTVTAFAFGKGQGLSEHVAPFDAMVYIMDGEALIHIAGKPHRLKSGEMIIMPANKPHALKAINKFKMLLIMIKEQK from the coding sequence ATGATCAAGGAATTAAAAGCTGAAATGTTAAAAGTAAAAGGGATTGTTGGCTATCAACAAGGGTCTATCGTAAGCAAAACCCTTATCAACAAGAAGACCGGCACCGTAACGGCCTTTGCCTTTGGCAAAGGGCAGGGTTTAAGCGAGCACGTCGCCCCGTTTGACGCTATGGTTTATATCATGGATGGCGAAGCGCTCATTCATATTGCGGGAAAGCCCCACCGCCTTAAATCAGGCGAGATGATAATAATGCCCGCCAATAAACCCCACGCGTTGAAAGCAATAAATAAGTTCAAAATGTTATTAATAATGATAAAAGAGCAGAAATAA
- a CDS encoding PEGA domain-containing protein, with the protein MMPKVLLASLVFLSVLSAGCATMVSGTKQRIKINTQPQGATVVIEETWDRKVSMTLTTPAEVQLPRKYSYHVTVDKKGYYPARRGIGRKPNKAVAGDLVILPIHWWGTLMGLVLGGADHFTGAIWTLSPSEINIELKVAEEVNKEK; encoded by the coding sequence ATGATGCCTAAGGTGTTGTTGGCAAGCTTGGTTTTCTTAAGCGTTTTATCCGCCGGGTGCGCTACGATGGTAAGCGGGACCAAGCAGAGAATTAAAATCAATACCCAGCCTCAGGGCGCTACCGTGGTCATAGAAGAAACCTGGGACAGAAAAGTGTCCATGACCCTGACCACGCCTGCCGAAGTCCAGCTCCCGCGGAAATATTCTTACCACGTCACGGTGGATAAAAAAGGATATTATCCGGCAAGGCGCGGCATCGGTAGGAAACCCAACAAGGCCGTTGCCGGCGACCTCGTGATATTGCCCATCCACTGGTGGGGAACTTTGATGGGTTTGGTCCTGGGTGGAGCCGACCACTTTACCGGCGCTATCTGGACGCTTTCCCCTTCGGAAATAAATATCGAGTTAAAAGTTGCAGAAGAGGTTAACAAGGAAAAGTAA
- a CDS encoding 4Fe-4S binding protein: MKRQIIHINEDKCTGCGECIPNCPEGALQIIDGKARLMSDLFCDGLGACIGHCPEGAISTEEREAEPYDERKVMANIVKAGENTIKAHLKHLKEHNQDELLKQALGYLKENKISVPVWEEHKEERLPCVPMYRLGGNAGRSASEHRSGYPGTAMRSFSAKLKAGKEAKSAKVESQLTQWPVQLHLVPPNAPFLKGRDLVIAADCTAYAYGPAPLHFGGSRLNGSPLPKVGGNFHAHFLRDKALVIACPKLDNTEPYLEKLTEMFKVSGVKSITVLHMEVPCCSGLVYLAQKALEASGRKIPAKEITIGIQGDILGESKTN, encoded by the coding sequence ATGAAGAGGCAGATTATCCATATTAATGAAGATAAATGCACCGGCTGTGGTGAGTGCATCCCAAACTGCCCCGAAGGCGCTTTGCAGATAATCGACGGCAAGGCGCGCCTCATGAGCGATTTGTTCTGCGATGGGCTCGGCGCCTGCATCGGCCATTGCCCCGAAGGCGCTATTTCCACGGAAGAACGCGAAGCCGAGCCTTATGATGAAAGAAAAGTCATGGCGAATATCGTTAAGGCAGGTGAAAACACCATCAAGGCCCACTTGAAACATCTTAAAGAGCATAATCAGGATGAATTACTGAAACAGGCGTTGGGTTATCTCAAGGAAAATAAAATAAGTGTTCCTGTTTGGGAAGAACATAAAGAAGAACGCCTGCCTTGCGTCCCGATGTACCGCCTCGGCGGGAATGCGGGGCGTTCCGCATCGGAGCATCGGAGCGGTTACCCAGGGACGGCAATGCGCAGTTTTTCTGCCAAGCTTAAAGCGGGAAAAGAAGCGAAATCTGCAAAGGTCGAATCACAGCTGACCCAATGGCCGGTACAACTGCACCTGGTTCCGCCAAATGCCCCGTTCTTAAAGGGGCGCGATTTGGTCATTGCCGCGGATTGCACCGCTTACGCCTACGGCCCCGCTCCGTTGCACTTCGGGGGCTCTCGATTAAATGGGAGTCCCCTACCGAAGGTAGGGGGTAATTTCCACGCGCATTTCTTACGGGATAAGGCATTAGTCATTGCCTGCCCGAAACTTGATAATACGGAGCCTTATCTTGAAAAGCTTACCGAGATGTTTAAGGTGTCCGGTGTAAAATCAATCACGGTCTTGCATATGGAGGTGCCCTGCTGTTCGGGACTGGTTTATCTTGCCCAGAAAGCACTTGAAGCCTCCGGCAGGAAAATACCGGCAAAGGAAATAACTATCGGTATCCAGGGCGATATCCTGGGCGAGTCAAAAACGAATTGA